From one Pontibacillus sp. HMF3514 genomic stretch:
- a CDS encoding accessory Sec system S-layer assembly protein, which yields MFNPFKRKKQDQKQEIRTNDSTVSADELLDEVQEESSNEEIETELSLHPSWKLDEEQMYVYRFMNNEHPPLKPNQISLGGFELNKLENQAAVGAFVRNSLSKKINFNNTTVLLVDENGTKLGRKEFDLSKLGELPARSSRPFIFIFGENDLFVPLEDIPAEGWKLAFELKKPAQKHSLDLADSWQKSMANEEIESLQKFTESLEPPKSGEVNFLGLKAVQNDNEDLHVTMLIRNGSEKSINLQQLPLHVEDASGEVIAKGGFQLEDFEVKANTSKPWTFIFPRAMIDKEEIDLSNWKAYPKQ from the coding sequence ATGTTTAACCCTTTCAAGCGAAAGAAACAAGACCAGAAACAGGAAATTCGCACAAATGATTCTACAGTAAGTGCAGATGAATTATTAGATGAAGTACAAGAAGAATCGTCAAATGAAGAGATTGAAACGGAATTATCTCTTCACCCTTCATGGAAACTTGATGAAGAACAAATGTATGTTTATCGATTTATGAATAATGAGCATCCTCCTTTAAAACCTAACCAGATTTCTCTAGGAGGATTTGAACTTAATAAACTTGAAAACCAAGCAGCTGTTGGAGCTTTTGTTCGAAACTCATTAAGTAAAAAGATTAATTTCAACAACACAACCGTTTTACTTGTTGATGAAAACGGCACTAAGCTAGGGCGTAAAGAGTTTGATCTTTCAAAGCTTGGTGAGCTTCCTGCTCGCTCTAGTCGCCCATTTATCTTTATATTTGGAGAGAACGATCTATTTGTTCCACTTGAAGACATCCCGGCTGAGGGTTGGAAGCTGGCGTTTGAATTAAAGAAGCCTGCTCAAAAACACTCACTTGACCTGGCTGATAGCTGGCAGAAGTCAATGGCAAATGAAGAAATTGAATCCTTACAGAAATTCACCGAATCATTAGAACCACCGAAATCTGGTGAAGTGAACTTCTTAGGGTTAAAAGCCGTTCAAAATGATAACGAAGATCTTCATGTAACCATGTTAATACGAAATGGTAGCGAGAAAAGCATTAACCTTCAACAATTGCCCTTACATGTTGAAGATGCTTCAGGTGAAGTCATTGCAAAAGGTGGATTCCAGTTAGAAGATTTTGAGGTAAAAGCAAACACGAGTAAACCTTGGACATTCATCTTCCCTCGCGCTATGATAGATAAAGAAGAAATTGACCTTAGCAATTGGAAAGCCTACCCGAAACAATAA
- a CDS encoding S41 family peptidase has protein sequence MIGKKLKLNLFILATLIVSLSTPPVQAANEDTVKSYIEDYYVDKVDPSLLEKDLDTIFDQLDPYSTYFTKDEYQTFKDSINQKFVGIGVGIEKVEEGILLNRVFEDSPAKQAGLHSGDIILSADGTSLKGKSIEEAVTYIKGEAGTSVDLTVLQGEELNDVTVQRKEIQLPSVEGERLGGNIGYVQLYTFSHKTAAELNDVASELDGVDQWIIDVRNNPGGYLKASQQVLGFFPNVSNAIIAEFRNSNLSYEPIEQDYTFKEPVSLLINENSASASEIVAGALQDYDSATLYGTTTFGKGLLQELLSLPDGGAVKLSTARFFTPNHNKIQDVGIKPDINSEQPLADAHRVALVESNDYKTFEKDQVSPTKTFEIQLSSPVKAQSVESSIELIELGGDKVEFNLTSEDEDTLLLDPKSELSPDRDYMIMIHPGWENKNGKTSTQGVIQPVDVE, from the coding sequence ATGATCGGAAAGAAATTGAAATTAAACCTATTTATACTAGCGACATTAATCGTTTCATTATCCACTCCACCTGTTCAAGCTGCTAATGAGGACACTGTAAAGTCATACATAGAGGATTACTACGTAGATAAAGTCGATCCTTCATTATTAGAAAAGGATTTAGACACAATATTTGATCAACTTGACCCTTACTCTACCTATTTCACTAAAGACGAATATCAAACCTTCAAGGATAGCATTAATCAAAAATTTGTAGGAATTGGAGTAGGTATTGAAAAGGTTGAAGAAGGTATTCTACTTAACCGCGTGTTTGAAGATAGCCCTGCTAAGCAAGCTGGTCTTCACTCAGGCGATATTATTCTTTCGGCTGACGGTACCTCATTAAAAGGAAAGTCCATCGAAGAAGCTGTAACCTACATTAAAGGTGAAGCAGGTACCTCTGTTGACTTAACGGTTTTACAAGGTGAAGAACTAAATGATGTTACTGTTCAAAGAAAAGAAATCCAACTTCCTTCCGTAGAAGGTGAGCGTTTAGGTGGAAATATTGGGTATGTACAACTATATACCTTCAGCCACAAAACAGCAGCTGAATTGAACGATGTGGCATCAGAATTAGACGGTGTTGACCAATGGATCATCGATGTACGAAACAACCCGGGCGGCTATTTAAAAGCGTCGCAACAAGTACTTGGATTCTTTCCAAATGTCTCAAATGCAATCATTGCAGAATTTAGAAACAGCAATCTATCCTATGAACCTATTGAACAAGATTATACTTTTAAAGAGCCAGTATCACTGTTGATTAATGAAAATAGTGCTAGTGCTTCTGAAATAGTAGCAGGTGCCTTGCAAGATTATGATTCGGCTACTCTATATGGTACAACAACCTTTGGTAAAGGACTGCTACAAGAATTATTAAGTCTACCAGATGGTGGGGCTGTAAAATTATCTACAGCTCGCTTTTTCACACCTAACCACAATAAGATTCAAGATGTTGGAATCAAACCTGATATTAATTCTGAACAGCCTTTAGCCGATGCTCACAGAGTTGCATTAGTAGAATCTAATGATTATAAAACGTTTGAAAAAGATCAAGTATCTCCTACAAAAACCTTTGAAATTCAATTAAGTAGTCCTGTCAAAGCTCAATCAGTTGAATCGTCTATTGAATTGATTGAACTTGGTGGAGATAAGGTTGAATTCAACCTCACTTCAGAAGATGAAGACACCTTGTTATTAGATCCTAAAAGTGAGCTATCTCCTGATAGAGATTATATGATAATGATTCATCCCGGCTGGGAAAACAAAAACGGTAAAACATCAACTCAAGGCGTCATCCAACCCGTTGACGTTGAATGA
- a CDS encoding leucine-rich repeat domain-containing protein codes for MKQLHNYRLLFITSFIAFLLVYSPSIHAEELFLDEGLEKAVLDQLHIDLEDLTQQQLNDITNLDASNYKISDLDGIEQMENLQELDLSHNTISDLSSLAQLEGLQSLYLHNNNINQVFPLRYLSELNTLSLSANQISDISSLSNLSELTTLRLNSNEVEDLEPLNDLWNLEHLYINDNLISSLENIQSLTSLKSLWIDHNMITSIEPLRSLDELTSLHLQANVIEDISALEDLDELQSLWLQQNDIEDLSPLFELKNLLELYVQENRIAINPESNMMNYLQKLEENNADVRYSPQKENQNSAVINFEDANFEEAIRDKLNKSDAPIYKNDVEQIRTLDLQHYGIRNIEPIKHFTNVEKLFLSHNDISNINPLQDLTQLEELYLNNNRIDYLWGLKDLTNLKVLGLSNNEITSIAFLQDLTDLTHLNLSNNGILDIYTLERLKNLRELQLSNNQIKDISPLEDLNALEDLWLDDNRIESLKPIDGHSRLNSLHVNRNGLKSLEDIKNLYHLKDLYVQGNDIDDLSAIRYFDELSNLDISHNSITDLSPIEGLNRLDRIYATHNQIASIDSLMKMDHLMDPYNSASDRIVDLRYNALIERESSTKQTVDFLREVGNQVLISPQAEQQIFDFGHKSNVAKDKTWTIQFNAKPKYYSGKIQVMNDDGEEIPVRVTSVGDKLTVKAPVGGYENGETYQLYIQRDITFYHKESNLKRPVKMSFSVVQNQQDNADLTIENVGGVVLDYVDRSSEIIIEKDRLNLSSNQNIFIKLGEDKIPFYDDGNGYYRATNVPKGYTEQEINKATIQYE; via the coding sequence GTGAAGCAACTACATAACTATCGTCTACTTTTTATCACGAGCTTTATCGCCTTTCTTTTAGTCTACTCTCCAAGCATTCATGCTGAGGAGTTATTTTTAGATGAGGGACTAGAGAAAGCTGTTTTGGATCAATTACATATAGATCTGGAAGACCTTACTCAACAACAATTAAATGATATAACAAACCTTGATGCATCAAATTATAAGATATCGGACCTTGATGGCATTGAACAAATGGAGAACTTGCAAGAGTTAGACTTGTCTCATAACACTATTTCTGACCTTTCATCTCTCGCTCAATTAGAAGGACTCCAATCATTGTATCTACATAATAACAACATCAATCAAGTGTTTCCTCTACGATATTTATCAGAACTAAACACGTTATCCTTATCTGCCAATCAAATAAGCGATATCTCCTCCCTTTCAAATTTAAGTGAACTAACTACTCTGCGCTTAAATAGTAATGAAGTTGAGGACCTTGAACCTTTAAACGATCTTTGGAATCTAGAACATCTATATATTAACGATAATTTAATTTCATCTCTAGAAAATATTCAATCATTAACATCATTAAAAAGCTTGTGGATCGATCACAATATGATTACATCCATTGAGCCTTTACGGTCATTAGATGAGTTAACAAGCCTTCATTTACAAGCAAATGTAATTGAAGATATCTCAGCACTAGAAGACTTAGATGAATTACAATCCTTATGGCTACAACAAAATGACATTGAAGACCTCTCACCTCTTTTTGAATTAAAGAATTTGTTAGAGCTTTATGTACAAGAAAACCGCATTGCAATAAATCCAGAAAGCAATATGATGAACTATTTACAAAAGCTTGAAGAAAACAATGCTGATGTTCGATATTCACCGCAAAAAGAGAACCAAAACAGTGCAGTCATCAATTTTGAAGACGCTAATTTTGAAGAAGCCATCAGAGATAAATTAAACAAATCTGATGCACCTATCTATAAAAATGATGTAGAGCAAATTCGAACGTTAGACTTACAGCACTATGGCATTCGAAATATTGAGCCAATCAAGCACTTTACGAATGTTGAAAAACTGTTCCTATCTCATAATGATATATCGAATATCAATCCGTTACAGGATCTCACACAATTGGAAGAACTGTATCTAAACAATAATAGAATTGATTACTTATGGGGACTGAAAGATCTAACAAACCTAAAAGTTCTAGGACTCTCCAATAATGAGATTACTAGCATAGCATTCTTGCAGGACTTAACGGACCTTACCCACTTAAACTTAAGTAATAACGGGATTTTAGATATTTATACACTAGAAAGATTAAAGAATTTACGAGAGCTTCAGTTAAGTAACAACCAAATAAAAGATATTTCACCATTAGAAGATCTAAATGCTTTAGAAGACCTTTGGCTAGATGACAATCGTATTGAATCATTAAAACCAATTGATGGTCACTCTCGTTTAAACTCCCTTCATGTAAATCGAAATGGTTTGAAATCTCTAGAAGATATAAAAAATCTTTACCATTTAAAAGACTTATATGTTCAAGGAAATGATATTGACGACCTTAGTGCTATTCGATATTTTGATGAGTTAAGCAACCTAGATATCTCTCATAACAGCATCACTGACCTTTCCCCTATTGAAGGATTAAATAGGTTAGATCGTATATATGCAACCCATAATCAAATTGCATCGATTGATTCCTTAATGAAAATGGATCACTTAATGGATCCTTATAATTCTGCAAGTGATCGAATCGTTGACCTAAGGTATAACGCTTTGATCGAAAGAGAATCCAGCACAAAACAAACAGTGGATTTTCTTCGTGAAGTAGGGAATCAGGTTCTTATTTCACCCCAAGCCGAACAGCAAATATTTGATTTTGGTCACAAAAGTAATGTAGCAAAAGATAAAACATGGACGATTCAATTTAACGCTAAACCAAAGTACTACTCAGGAAAAATACAAGTGATGAATGATGACGGTGAGGAAATTCCAGTTCGTGTAACTAGTGTTGGAGATAAGCTTACAGTAAAAGCACCTGTTGGAGGCTACGAAAATGGAGAAACGTATCAACTATATATTCAACGTGATATAACTTTTTATCACAAAGAATCCAATCTAAAACGTCCAGTTAAAATGTCATTTTCAGTGGTCCAAAATCAACAAGACAACGCAGATCTAACAATTGAAAATGTTGGTGGAGTTGTCCTCGATTATGTTGATCGTTCCTCTGAAATTATTATTGAGAAAGACAGACTAAACCTATCTAGTAATCAAAACATTTTTATCAAACTAGGAGAAGATAAGATACCTTTTTACGATGACGGTAATGGGTATTACAGAGCTACAAATGTTCCTAAAGGTTACACGGAACAGGAAATTAATAAGGCTACGATTCAATACGAATAG
- a CDS encoding Ig-like domain-containing protein — MNKRISLLILIGLLMVSTIQFVNVQAADNNQQTISINNGHTLALTDDSDGDPRILAWGWNEFTQLGNDKNSYELRPIEITNFQEDDENIVSLAAGKQHSLALTKSGRVLAWGANNTGQVGNNEHELSYSQPQEVKEYQESSSDSQYTEQTLKNVIAIQAGDQHSVALKADGTVWSWGSNEFDQLGQHKYIPTGTKRVAEQVLGLENIVEINSYRSHNLALDEDGTVWTWGENWGGQMSSGLESTKNPFEVEGLPPIKSIATGSFHSLALDKYGNVWSWGVNDFNQRNQDDRDYAKPYLVPGLSNIVTIAAGDAHNLAIDSSGQVWAWGNNSFGEVGISQETEIVSNPEPLYELDNVAEVAAGDQYSIAKTEDGTIYTWGRNQNGQLGNGTNTNRHEPTSVNIAFVTGVKLNQHTVELKPDESTQLKATVFPFDAISKDVVWSSSNEDVVTVNENGEITAVADSSTENEATITVTTKSGGYTDHAEVSIKVPVTGIDITKNVLTLERVLTDDGLEDDSFKLNAQVYPFNATDKRVIWESEDEDIVSVDPRGVVTAESKGKTTVKATSIDGGWTDEITIYVTIPVDEIHIRGDDDGLDMIEGQEYQLDYYIYPMNATNQHVYKWSSSNENVATVNQLGKITAKNDGTTTITVTTQDKRKQGEIRVHVEAGEYKKLSGFQIPKTMSLKALDRKQIETEFFPSDASNKKVYWRSKDEDIATVDANGNVKALASGKVTIIGRTADRSYKQEIEVKIGPNTNGWLLEKERKNVSRTKTWDIRFNTVLDAESVNEDTVYIKDIYSKEVELDISLSNDGKTVSIKPTEKLRGDTIFYLYITDEIKSKSGTPLKNGTKMVFETY; from the coding sequence ATGAACAAAAGAATTTCCCTGTTAATACTAATCGGATTACTTATGGTTAGTACAATACAGTTCGTGAATGTACAAGCTGCAGATAACAACCAACAGACAATATCAATAAATAATGGACACACGCTTGCACTAACAGATGATTCAGATGGTGATCCTAGGATATTAGCTTGGGGTTGGAATGAATTCACTCAGCTTGGTAACGACAAAAATTCATATGAATTAAGACCAATTGAGATAACGAATTTTCAAGAAGACGATGAGAATATCGTCTCTTTAGCCGCTGGTAAACAACATTCTTTAGCACTAACCAAGTCTGGAAGAGTCCTTGCTTGGGGTGCTAACAATACAGGACAAGTTGGAAATAATGAACACGAACTTTCTTACTCACAACCCCAAGAGGTAAAAGAATATCAGGAAAGTAGTTCTGACTCCCAATACACCGAACAAACATTAAAAAATGTCATTGCTATTCAAGCCGGCGATCAGCACTCAGTTGCATTAAAAGCTGATGGTACAGTGTGGAGCTGGGGATCCAACGAGTTTGATCAGTTGGGACAGCATAAGTACATTCCTACGGGAACAAAACGAGTTGCTGAACAAGTGCTAGGACTTGAAAATATAGTAGAGATCAACAGCTATAGAAGTCATAATCTTGCTCTTGATGAAGACGGAACGGTTTGGACATGGGGAGAAAACTGGGGCGGCCAAATGTCTTCTGGTTTAGAAAGTACAAAGAACCCATTTGAAGTAGAAGGCCTCCCTCCTATTAAATCTATAGCAACAGGGAGTTTTCATTCCTTAGCTTTAGACAAATACGGGAATGTGTGGTCATGGGGCGTAAATGATTTTAACCAGCGTAATCAAGACGACCGAGATTATGCAAAGCCTTACCTTGTTCCTGGGTTGTCTAATATAGTAACGATTGCTGCAGGCGATGCTCATAATCTAGCAATCGATAGCAGTGGACAAGTTTGGGCATGGGGAAATAATAGTTTTGGTGAGGTTGGTATATCTCAAGAGACAGAAATCGTATCTAATCCAGAACCACTATATGAACTGGACAACGTTGCAGAAGTTGCAGCAGGTGATCAGTATTCCATCGCTAAAACAGAAGACGGAACCATTTATACTTGGGGACGAAACCAAAATGGTCAATTAGGTAATGGTACAAATACAAATCGTCACGAACCAACTTCTGTAAACATTGCTTTTGTTACAGGAGTAAAGTTAAATCAACACACAGTTGAATTAAAACCAGATGAAAGTACTCAATTAAAAGCTACCGTCTTCCCTTTTGATGCCATTTCTAAAGATGTAGTGTGGTCTTCAAGTAACGAGGATGTCGTAACCGTTAATGAAAATGGAGAAATCACAGCAGTAGCTGATTCGAGTACAGAGAATGAAGCAACGATCACTGTAACAACTAAAAGTGGTGGATATACGGATCATGCTGAAGTATCCATTAAGGTACCCGTTACCGGAATTGATATCACGAAAAATGTTCTAACACTTGAGAGAGTATTAACTGACGATGGATTAGAAGACGACTCATTCAAGCTTAATGCACAGGTTTATCCATTCAATGCCACAGATAAACGAGTCATATGGGAATCTGAAGATGAGGACATTGTAAGTGTCGATCCACGTGGTGTTGTAACCGCTGAATCTAAAGGAAAAACCACAGTAAAAGCCACATCTATCGATGGTGGATGGACGGATGAAATAACTATCTACGTCACTATACCAGTTGATGAAATCCATATTCGCGGGGATGATGATGGACTTGATATGATTGAAGGGCAAGAATATCAACTAGACTATTACATTTACCCAATGAATGCTACGAATCAACACGTGTATAAATGGTCTAGTAGCAATGAAAATGTAGCCACCGTTAATCAATTAGGTAAAATTACAGCCAAAAACGATGGGACAACCACAATTACCGTCACCACACAAGATAAACGAAAACAGGGAGAAATTAGAGTCCATGTAGAAGCAGGAGAATATAAAAAGCTATCAGGCTTTCAAATTCCCAAAACTATGTCTTTAAAAGCTCTAGATCGCAAGCAAATCGAAACAGAGTTTTTCCCTAGTGACGCATCTAATAAAAAGGTGTATTGGAGATCAAAAGATGAAGATATCGCAACTGTAGACGCTAATGGGAATGTAAAAGCATTAGCATCCGGTAAGGTAACCATCATAGGAAGAACAGCAGATCGAAGCTATAAACAAGAAATCGAGGTTAAAATTGGGCCAAATACAAATGGATGGCTACTAGAAAAAGAGCGCAAAAACGTATCTAGAACGAAGACTTGGGATATTCGTTTTAACACAGTACTTGATGCAGAATCAGTTAATGAAGATACGGTATATATAAAAGATATCTATTCAAAAGAAGTGGAACTAGATATATCATTATCAAATGATGGTAAAACAGTTTCAATTAAACCTACTGAGAAGCTTCGAGGAGATACAATATTTTATCTATATATCACAGATGAAATTAAATCAAAAAGTGGGACTCCATTAAAGAATGGAACAAAGATGGTATTTGAAACATACTAA
- a CDS encoding Ig-like domain-containing protein, whose translation MKNMMRKSMTLLSLALMVSFVANLGNPAFVSAAATLEDDITSIEFTDINQNSATIELDAKTTKEADMLYYLVTDSTKPISNYFDDNYGFYSGELEQIVVDPYKDLYSNFSTDVDTDIITGKQAINSGSTITLNLNNKIQPNTNYQVYLVAGYNEPGTAQPTVKNGGNTEALMLSYNGSNNFSVVGENTSSNTYVADKTNDDKIHIYKDSISSGNELLVLDIPVNEYKPGDQWVIEDNSNNNNVIPKPHAQFVDTTSAAKISSMVNDADLTQGEIRFSTDSFTQIKDGFGYDNTKTGFYVTGTPSNIQTEWNYTRGVLSGNLGDVTIRFDSNISLTDNGEGIKILDTLTNENYLTGTPNVSNGNELIIDFKPLKPNRQYFVHIPDGAVATETNEYGLGEFNSDVFDRLIFYTEKKPSVVSAYFSPGSDHFDPDSSPFRMSSSDEIYRIPELIGVNKIGVGVNQALVIQFDDKISNLNTGKVSVTTNPVNPDLNYSAEINEDNPTELLITFDTSHPDRLLEYNTKYTVTIESGALKDRYGGGVYSENDKMIFKFKTADGFNNAFMRKTAQELNSGILQTPSENIAIDIPKIYIQQLETIHYRDGLISDERTAPNLTNIKIDAEEDVEKISVVTDRGVRPNLTRGAGGQFSTTFAGLNADVTDIEITAYDAYGKVLERRSFRLQGAPGSEFKNDYVPEITDNFGKIVSLYELMKDPEIMEDVLEQIPVSELDRIGVFQPYFEPYDLITD comes from the coding sequence ATGAAGAATATGATGAGAAAGTCTATGACTCTTCTATCATTAGCTTTAATGGTTTCTTTTGTTGCTAACTTAGGAAACCCTGCTTTTGTATCAGCTGCAGCAACGCTAGAAGATGATATTACTTCTATTGAATTTACTGATATTAATCAGAATTCAGCTACGATTGAGCTAGATGCTAAGACAACTAAAGAAGCAGATATGCTTTATTATTTAGTGACTGATAGTACAAAACCTATTAGTAACTATTTTGATGATAATTATGGTTTTTATTCTGGTGAGCTAGAACAGATCGTAGTAGATCCATATAAAGACTTGTATTCTAACTTTAGTACAGATGTGGATACAGACATTATTACAGGAAAGCAAGCTATAAATTCTGGTTCTACAATCACGTTAAATTTAAACAACAAGATCCAACCAAATACCAATTATCAGGTTTATCTTGTAGCTGGTTATAATGAACCTGGTACAGCACAGCCTACTGTGAAAAATGGAGGAAATACTGAAGCTCTTATGCTAAGTTACAATGGGTCTAATAATTTCTCAGTAGTAGGTGAAAACACTAGTAGTAATACTTATGTAGCAGATAAGACAAATGATGACAAAATTCATATATACAAAGATAGTATATCTTCTGGTAACGAATTACTTGTATTAGATATACCTGTAAATGAGTATAAACCAGGTGATCAATGGGTAATTGAAGATAACAGCAATAACAATAATGTTATCCCAAAACCACATGCACAATTTGTTGATACGACTTCTGCAGCAAAAATTTCAAGTATGGTTAATGATGCAGATCTCACACAAGGGGAAATCCGTTTCTCAACAGATTCCTTTACACAAATTAAGGATGGATTTGGATACGATAACACGAAAACTGGATTTTACGTTACAGGGACGCCTTCAAACATCCAGACTGAATGGAACTATACACGTGGAGTACTCTCAGGAAACCTTGGAGATGTAACAATCCGATTTGATAGTAATATTTCTTTAACAGACAATGGAGAAGGTATTAAGATACTTGATACTTTAACCAATGAAAATTATCTAACTGGGACTCCAAATGTATCTAATGGAAATGAGCTAATTATTGACTTCAAACCACTAAAACCAAACCGTCAGTATTTCGTTCACATTCCAGATGGTGCAGTTGCTACGGAAACCAATGAATATGGTTTAGGTGAGTTCAACTCAGACGTATTTGATCGTCTAATTTTCTACACAGAGAAAAAGCCAAGTGTTGTAAGTGCTTATTTTAGCCCGGGTTCTGATCACTTTGATCCAGACTCAAGTCCATTCCGTATGAGCTCAAGTGATGAAATCTACCGAATTCCAGAATTAATTGGTGTTAACAAGATTGGTGTAGGTGTAAACCAGGCGTTAGTTATTCAGTTTGATGATAAAATTTCAAACTTAAATACTGGTAAAGTATCTGTTACAACGAATCCTGTTAACCCGGATCTTAATTATAGTGCAGAAATTAATGAAGATAATCCAACTGAACTACTTATTACATTTGATACATCACACCCAGATCGTTTGTTAGAGTACAACACGAAGTACACAGTAACGATTGAGTCAGGCGCTTTAAAAGACCGTTACGGTGGCGGTGTTTACTCTGAAAACGACAAAATGATTTTCAAATTCAAAACAGCGGATGGTTTCAACAATGCATTCATGCGTAAGACTGCTCAGGAATTAAACAGCGGTATCTTGCAAACTCCAAGTGAAAACATCGCGATTGATATTCCGAAAATATATATTCAGCAGTTAGAAACAATTCACTATCGTGATGGTTTGATCTCAGATGAGCGCACTGCTCCAAACCTAACGAATATCAAAATCGACGCTGAAGAAGACGTTGAGAAGATTAGTGTCGTTACGGACCGTGGTGTACGTCCTAACCTTACTAGAGGGGCAGGAGGACAGTTCTCCACTACATTTGCTGGTTTAAATGCTGATGTAACGGACATTGAAATAACAGCTTATGATGCTTACGGAAAAGTTCTTGAGCGTCGTTCATTCCGTCTTCAAGGCGCACCAGGATCTGAGTTTAAAAATGATTATGTTCCTGAAATTACGGATAACTTCGGTAAAATCGTGTCACTATACGAACTTATGAAAGACCCAGAGATCATGGAAGATGTACTTGAACAGATTCCTGTTAGTGAACTTGATCGAATTGGCGTATTCCAGCCTTACTTTGAACCATATGATTTAATTACGGATTAA
- a CDS encoding putative Ig domain-containing protein, which produces MRKLMMTLLVFVLTTTLMLPGMSDAASSRSPMIEVGSVSGLDGEVKVPIRLHNLSRLSTGSFKIDDPTSSAFELERFELTPMFDGGQFNTTPRKDGEELYVDFISSDEGNNVNVEEATIGYIVYDISESAGKGTQSLLSLEEVSLQDQSGRDQRFERFNGMLTKERPMGDVLGTNEVNAAQALRILQHVSGDNPLSGYDVKNSADVDGDGNIAQADAMKILRNVTGLEDSFIQIKTNKLPNVLLDQEYHAQLQADFGAEPYTWSRGRGSRLPSGIRLDSETGVLSGTSTREGEYSFSIEVTDRNGNSTSKEFKVNAIESNVESIESLDPVSVEAGETPTLPSSVEVTYKDGSTAQEDISWTPVNTSQTGTIVATGDVGDTGLTVSIEVVVHDDGEEPYIAEDQIVSVENDYLSLLSIHTIEVNVKKAVYKMDVEAQIRTDSGRTRKESIPMHYEGNNKFSLATPRLVSGQTITLIAYDEFGDKITEKEYRLK; this is translated from the coding sequence ATGAGAAAATTGATGATGACGTTATTGGTTTTTGTATTAACAACAACTTTAATGCTACCAGGGATGTCAGATGCAGCTTCATCTCGAAGTCCAATGATTGAGGTTGGAAGTGTAAGTGGTTTGGATGGGGAAGTAAAAGTTCCAATTCGACTACATAATCTTTCTCGTCTTTCTACAGGAAGTTTTAAAATTGATGATCCAACAAGTTCAGCTTTTGAACTGGAGCGTTTTGAGTTAACACCAATGTTCGATGGAGGCCAATTTAATACCACTCCTAGAAAAGATGGAGAGGAGCTCTATGTTGACTTTATTTCTAGTGATGAAGGAAACAACGTGAATGTAGAAGAAGCAACAATTGGCTATATCGTTTATGATATTTCGGAGTCAGCAGGGAAAGGTACGCAATCCCTTTTATCCCTTGAAGAAGTCTCTTTGCAAGATCAGTCTGGAAGAGACCAGCGCTTTGAACGATTCAATGGCATGCTAACGAAAGAGCGTCCTATGGGAGATGTGTTAGGAACGAACGAAGTAAATGCTGCACAAGCCCTTCGCATTCTTCAGCATGTGAGTGGTGATAACCCACTTAGTGGTTATGATGTAAAAAATTCAGCTGATGTTGATGGGGATGGAAACATCGCTCAAGCAGATGCTATGAAAATATTACGTAATGTAACAGGCTTGGAAGATAGTTTTATTCAAATCAAAACGAACAAATTACCTAATGTATTATTGGATCAAGAATACCATGCCCAACTACAAGCTGACTTTGGAGCGGAACCTTACACATGGTCAAGAGGTCGTGGAAGCCGTTTACCATCAGGAATCCGACTAGATTCTGAGACAGGCGTGTTATCAGGTACTTCTACAAGAGAAGGGGAATACAGCTTTTCTATAGAGGTTACAGACCGTAATGGGAACTCTACCTCAAAAGAATTTAAAGTTAATGCAATTGAAAGCAACGTAGAATCGATTGAAAGCTTAGATCCAGTTTCCGTTGAAGCGGGTGAAACACCTACACTTCCATCTTCAGTAGAAGTAACGTATAAGGACGGCTCTACTGCACAAGAAGATATATCTTGGACTCCAGTAAATACATCTCAAACAGGAACTATTGTTGCTACAGGGGATGTTGGAGATACAGGATTAACGGTTTCCATTGAGGTAGTCGTACATGATGACGGCGAAGAGCCTTATATTGCAGAGGATCAAATAGTGAGTGTAGAGAATGATTATTTAAGTCTTTTAAGCATTCACACAATTGAGGTTAATGTAAAGAAAGCTGTTTATAAAATGGATGTTGAAGCTCAAATTCGTACAGATTCAGGACGAACTAGGAAAGAATCAATTCCAATGCACTACGAAGGAAATAACAAGTTCAGTTTAGCTACACCACGCTTGGTATCTGGACAAACAATAACTCTTATTGCTTATGATGAATTTGGAGATAAGATTACAGAGAAAGAATATAGGCTTAAATAA